Proteins co-encoded in one Brassica oleracea var. oleracea cultivar TO1000 chromosome C4, BOL, whole genome shotgun sequence genomic window:
- the LOC106337157 gene encoding pectin acetylesterase 3 gives MNLRFAAVICCLWLCSVVCVVQSGSSSTDDAIWSLESKLMATANSSQLLMVPLTLIQGAASKGAVCLDGTLPGYHLHRGFGSGANRWLIQLEGGGWCNTRRSCIFRKTTRRGSSNHMEKVLAFTGILSNKANENPDFFNWNRVKLRYCDGASFTGDSEDQSSQLYYRGQRIWQVAMEELLSKGMQKADQALLSGCSAGGLASILHCDQFKELLPGTTKVKCLSDAGMFMDAVDVSGGHSLRNMFQGVVTVQNLQKELSATCTKHLDPTSCFFPQNLVSEIKTPMFLLNAAYDAWQVQESLAPPSADRTGSWKACKSDHSHCNSSQIHFFQDFRSQMVNAVKTFSASTHNGLFINSCFAHCQSERQDTWFAPDSPKLYGKTVAESVGDWYFDRKTVKAIDCPYPCDKTCHDLTF, from the exons ATGAATTTGCGTTTTGCGGCGGTGATATGCTGTCTTTGGCTGTGTTCTGTCGTGTGTGTGGTTCAGAGCGGATCTAGCAGTACTGACGATGCGATCTGGTCGCTGGAAAGTAAATTGATGGCGACAGCTAATTCTTCACAGCTTCTCATGGTGCCTCTCACCTTGATTCAAGGAGCTGCCTCCAAAGGAGCTG TTTGTCTGGATGGAACACTGCCTGGTTACCATCTCCACCGTGGTTTTGGATCAGGTGCTAACCGCTGGCTCATCCAACTCGAG GGAGGAGGATGGTGCAACACACGGAGGAGCTGTATCTTCAGGAAAACCACACGCCGTGGCTCATCAAACCACATGGAGAAAGTTTTGGCCTTCACTGGAATCTTAAGCAACAAAGCTAATGAGAACCCTG ACTTCTTCAACTGGAACAGAGTCAAATTGCGTTACTGTGATGGCGCCTCTTTCACAGGCGATAGTGAGGACCAG AGTTCCCAACTTTACTATAGAGGACAAAGAATCTGGCAAGTAGCTATGGAAGAACTTCTCTCCAAAGGCATGCAGAAAGCAGATCAG GCTCTGCTTTCTGGATGTTCAGCTGGAGGGTTAGCTTCCATCCTGCACTGTGATCAGTTTAAGGAACTCTTACCCGGTACTACCAAAGTGAAATGTTTAAGTGATGCTGGAATGTTTATGGATGC AGTGGATGTCTCAGGAGGCCACTCGCTCAGGAACATGTTCCAAGGTGTTGTTACAGTACAG AATCTCCAAAAGGAACTGTCCGCTACTTGTACAAAGCATTTGGATCCAACTTCG TGCTTCTTTCCTCAGAACTTGGTTTCAGAGATTAAGACTCCCATGTTTCTTCTAAATGCAGCTTACGACGCTTGGCAG GTACAAGAGAGCTTAGCTCCTCCATCTGCTGACCGAACCGGCTCTTGGAAAGCATGCAAATCAGATCACTCCCATTGTAACTCATCTCAAATCCACTTCTTCCAAG ACTTCAGGAGTCAAATGGTGAATGCTGTAAAGACTTTCTCGGCCTCGACTCACAACGGTCTGTTCATAAACTCATGCTTCGCGCACTGCCAGTCTGAAAGACAGGACACTTGGTTCGCACCAGATTCTCCTAAGCTTTATGGCAAGACGGTAGCTGAATCTGTTGGTGATTGGTACTTTGACAGGAAAACAGTCAAGGCCATTGACTGTCCTTACCCTTGTGACAAAACATGTCACGATCTCACATTCTGA
- the LOC106342446 gene encoding protein phosphatase 2C 32 produces the protein MGNGTSRVVGCFVPSNEKNGVDSEFLEPLDEGLGHSFCYVRPSIFESPDITPSNSERFTIDSSTLDSETLSGSFRNEVVLDDPSFLNRHNSKGLGETTFKAISGASVSANVSTARTGNQTALCSSDVLEPAATFESTSSFASIPLQPLPRGGSGPLNGFMSGPLERGFASGPLDRNNGFMSGPIEKGVMSGPLDVSDKSNFSAPLSFRRRKPRFQRFMRSVSGPMRSTLARTFSRRSGGGLSWMQRFFLHPESRVSWPGGKEGKLHGEDHPESCLESNRHLQWAHGRAGEDRVHVVLSEEQGWLFIGIYDGFSGPDAPDFVMSHLYKAIDKELEGLLWVYDEPSEDNPLQPDQEPHSTQETISEQHAKSVLEVSEEVTDADTQIADGPPGNLAGPGKKSTRLYELLQLERWDGEEHSHGESVAVNDMTNPSTSGGNDQCTNENTVLDEIPNSGQLHGTKKSQISSKIRRMYQKQKSLRKKLFPWSYDWHREEEGTTCLEEKIVESSGPIRRRWSGTVDHDDVLRAMARALESTEEAYMEMVEKSLDINPELALMGSCVLVMLMKDQDVYVMNVGDSRAILAQERLHDRHSNPGFGVEEGMGHKSRSRESLVRMELDRISEESPIHNLTTQISVSNKNRDVTSYRLKMRAVQLSSDHSTSVEEEVSRIRSEHPEDEQSILKDRVKGQLKVTRAFGAGFLKNPSFNEALLEMFRVDYIGTDPYISCEPCTVHHRLTSSDRFLVLCSDGLYEYFSNEEIVAHVTWFIENVPDGDPAQYLIAELLSRAATKNGMEFHDLLDIPQGDRRKYHDDVSVMVVSLEGRIWRSSGQYYPERKPKFNR, from the exons ATGGGAAACGGAACTTCCCGCGTTGTCGGCTGTTTCGTGCCGTCCAACGAAAAAAACGGCGTCGATTCGGAGTTTCTTGAGCCTCTAGACGAAGGTTTAGGGCATTCCTTTTGCTACGTTAGGCCGAGCATCTTCGAGTCTCCGGATATCACTCCCTCTAACTCGGAGAGGTTCACCATTGACTCAAGCACGCTTGACTCCGAGACGCTCAGTGGATCTTTCCGAAACGAAGTCGTTCTTGATGATCCTTCTTTCTTGAATAGGCACAACAGTAAAGGCTTGGGGGAGACGACATTTAAGGCGATCTCAGGTGCTTCGGTTAGTGCCAATGTGTCTACAGCTAGGACTGGGAATCAAACGGCATTGTGTTCAAGTGACGTGTTGGAGCCTGCTGCTACATTTGAGAGCACGTCTTCTTTTGCTTCGATTCCTTTGCAGCCGCTCCCTCGTGGTGGTTCTGGACCGTTGAACGGGTTCATGTCAGGGCCTTTAGAAAGAGGTTTTGCGTCTGGTCCGTTGGATAGAAACAACGGTTTCATGTCAGGGCCTATAGAGAAAGGAGTAATGTCTGGTCCTCTCGATGTATCTGATAAATCTAATTTCTCGGCGCCGCTTTCTTTCAGACGCAGAAAGCCTCGGTTTCAGCGGTTTATGAGGAGTGTAAGTGGACCAATGAGAAGTACATTAGCAAGAACATTCTCCAGACGGTCTGGAGGTGGTTTAAGCTGGATGCAACGGTTCTTCTTGCATCCAGAGAGTAGAGTGTCCTGGCCTGGGGGGAAAGAAGGTAAACTACATGGTGAAGACCACCCGGAGAGTTGTCTAGAGAGCAACCGTCATTTGCAGTGGGCTCATGGGAGAGCTGGAGAAGACAGGGTTCATGTTGTGCTTTCGGAGGAGCAAGGATGGCTTTTCATAGGGATATATGATGGGTTTAGCGGACCGGATGCTCCGGACTTCGTGATGAGTCATCTGTACAAAGCTATAGACAAGGAACTGGAAGGTCTTCTCTGGGTTTACGACGAGCCATCTGAAGATAATCCATTGCAGCCAGACCAGGAACCTCATTCTACACAGGAAACTATCAGTGAACAGCATGCAAAGTCAGTACTAGAAGTAAGTGAAGAGGTTACTGATGCCGACACTCAGATTGCTGATGGTCCACCTGGAAATTTAGCAGGTCCTGGCAAGAAAAGTACAAGACTTTACGAGCTACTTCAATTGGAACGTTGGGATGGAGAAGAACATTCTCATGGAGAAAGTGTAGCTGTAAATGATATGACCAATCCATCTACTTCAGGTGGAAATGATCAGTGTACCAACGAGAACACCGTTCTTGATGAGATTCCAAACTCAGGGCAACTCCATGGCACTAAAAAATCACAGATAAGCTCAAAGATAAGAAGAATGTACCAAAAACAAAAGTCTTTACGGAAAAAGCTGTTTCCATGGAGTTATGATTGGCACAGGGAAGAAGAAGGGACGACTTGCCTTGAAGAGAAGATCGTAGAGTCATCAGGACCGATTAGGAGACGCTGGTCAGGAACCGTAGACCATGATGACGTGCTAAGAGCAATGGCTAGAGCACTAGAAAGCACTGAGGAGGCTTACATGGAAATGGTGGAGAAGTCTCTTGACATAAACCCGGAGCTTGCGCTAATGGGTTCATGTGTTCTCGTAATGCTAATGAAGGATCAAGATGTTTACGTGATGAATGTTGGTGATAGTAGAGCTATCTTGGCTCAAGAGAGGCTCCATGATCGTCATTCTAATCCAGGGTTTGGAGTTGAGGAAGGTATGGGGCATAAGAGTAGGTCGAGAGAGTCGCTAGTGCGTATGGAACTAGATAGAATATCAGAAGAGTCTCCAATACACAATCTAACCACTCAGATTAGTGTCTCGAACAAAAACAGAGATGTGACTTCTTACCGGTTAAAGATGAGAGCTGTTCAACTCTCAAGTGACCATAGCACAAGTGTGGAAGAG GAAGTTTCGAGAATTAGATCCGAACATCCAGAAGATGAGCAGTCCATACTCAAAGACAGAGTCAAAGGCCAGCTCAAAGTCACTAGAGCTTTCGGTGCTGGATTTCTCAAAAAC CCGAGTTTCAACGAAGCTTTGCTTGAGATGTTCAGAGTAGACTACATTGGAACAGATCCGTACATCAGCTGCGAACCGTGTACTGTCCATCACAGGCTGACTTCAAGCGATCGGTTCTTGGTTTTATGCTCAGATGGACTGTATGAATACTTCAGCAACGAAGAGATAGTTGCTCACGTGACTTGGTTCATTGAAAACGTTCCTGATGGTGATCCTGCTCAATACCTCATTGCAGAGCTTCTCTCTCGTGCAGCCACCAAGAACG GGATGGAGTTTCATGATCTGTTGGATATACCTCAAGGAGATAGAAGGAAGTACCATGATGATGTCTCTGTGATGGTTGTGTCACTTGAAGGAAGGATTTGGCGATCGTCTGGACAATATTATCCTGAGAGAAAACCAAAATTCAATAGATGA
- the LOC106343051 gene encoding uncharacterized protein LOC106343051, producing the protein MLSLRSLTSFVALPSRIKPSPYSRRPSVRCRLTEAAAAFEVVSGESDREIASSLTELQNSGGWKVEPEQLPPPTAEGEAEKEEEEEEEEEEEERISSVHVPREKYINVSKSDLVNAAVTTLLDSQDGDADIFLLLATCLDSILHAEHKKVLEQMRADFVATQSLEKVNIGDDESSTTSGRETDSDDETNKTEPGSVVNGYEGLSFPLADGFDIWNFLISTGKQAKRRSAESVTAATRFQRSFIQLLDSAGFEELSARDLALTSALNTDYLLTLPVYVDWNKASESNAIVFRRGYATEKQKGLLLVEKLDYIQSVVLRGIFSTISKPLRKVGKLINKALSEASQTQEIQDLSERVKIWLKELSLFKESYLDLAQTSDKFLEGDSLSDSVLPMRLAAKRAVSRYEGLLTPVGPRERLFRKLLTWIGFISPGYETPFQLANDSNASEPYLRPISLSRMTLGDIWKPASKKACGNDMWKRIKTSISILLSPSTLQEPAFEELILLYTTDAGEKGDKNEDETRSSLQLEIFERIPIPDLPVIFPHRKLYFRIIDTVRLDIASILGLTAYFVNYKFENISSSPSAFFLDVIAVTALVIYATRVVLGYKQTWDRYQLLVNKTLYEKTLASGFGSVHFLLDASEQQQYKESILTYAIILQAGKNQVLHNAMSYQGVQDRCERFLFDNFKIKVEMRVEKAISTLVRLGLVTETLIDGKTNLQAVPCPQAYVSLKEIWNGLLG; encoded by the exons ATGTTGTCTCTTCGAAGCCTCACTAGCTTCGTCGCTCTCCCATCGCGAATCAAGCCCTCTCCGTATTCCCGTCGTCCCTCAGTTCGCTGCCGTCTCACCGAGGCTGCTGCAGCTTTTGAAGTAGTCTCCGGAGAGTCAGACCGTGAGATTGCCAGTAGCTTGACTGAGCTCCAAAACAGCGGTGGCTGGAAGGTGGAACCAGAGCAGCTTCCTCCTCCCACGGCGGAAGGAGAAGCTGAAAAGGAAGAAGAAGAAGAAGAAGAAGAAGAAGAAGAAGAGAGGATTTCGAGTGTCCATGTTCCTCGTGAGAAGTACATCAACGTCTCCAAGTCTGATCTCGTTAACGCCGCTGTAACGACGTTACTCGATTCACAAGACGGAGACGCTGACATCTTTCTCCTCCTTGCCAC GTGCTTGGACTCTATCCTTCACGCGGAGCACAAGAAGGTCTTAGAGCAGATGAGAGCCGATTTCGTCGCCACTCAGTCTCTCGAGAAGGTAAACATTGGTGACGATGAGAGCTCTACTACTTCAGGTAGAGAGACTGACTCAGATGATGAAACAAATAAAACTGAACCTGGGAGTGTTGTTAATGGATACGAGGGTTTATCATTCCCTCTGGCTGATGGTTTTGATATTTGGAACTTTTTGATTTCCACTGGTAAACAAGCAAAGAGACGTTCTGCTGAAAG TGTTACTGCTGCGACTCGGTTCCAGCGTTCCTTTATTCAGCTTCTCGACAGTGCCGGTTTTGAAGAGCTTTCTGCTAGGGATTTGGCTTTGACGTCGGCTCTCAACACGGATTACCTTCTTACTTTGCCTGTTTACGTTGATTGGAACAAGGCATCAGAGTCCAATGCTATTGTTTTCAG GCGTGGATATGCAACTGAGAAGCAGAAGGGTTTGTTACTTGTGGAGAAGCTAGACTATATCCAGTCTGTAGTTCTACGAGGAATCTTCTCTACTATTTCAAAACCCCTGAGAAAAGTTGGAAAATTGATAAACAAG GCATTAAGTGAGGCTTCCCAAACTCAAGAAATTCAAGATTTGTCAGAGAGAGTGAAAATTTGGCTCAAGGAGTTGTCTCTTTTCAAGGAATCATATCTAGACCTAGCCCAAACCTCTGATAAGTTCTTGGAAGGTGATTCCCTCTCAGATTCAGTCCTCCCCATGCGTCTAGCAGCAAAAAGAGCAGTCAGTCGCTATGAAGGGCTTCTCACACCTGTTGGTCCTCGTGAAAGGCTCTTCAGAAAGTTGCTCACATGGATTGGTTTCATTTCTCCTGGTTATGAAACACCATTTCAGCTAGCTAATGATAGTAATGCATCTGAACCTTATCTGAG GCCAATATCCTTGTCAAGGATGACACTAGGTGATATATGGAAACCTGCTTCAAAGAAAGCCTGTGGAAATGATATGTGGAAAAGGATAAAAACTTCGATTTCCATTCTATTATCACCCTCAACGCTGCAG GAGCCTGCATTTGAGGAACTAATTTTGCTTTACACGACGGATGCGGGTGAAAAAGGTGACAAGAATGAAGATGAAACCCGATCATCATTACAACTGGAGATATTTGAAAGAATTCCAATTCCAGATTTGCCT GTAATTTTCCCTCACAGGAAGCTTTACTTCCGCATCATTGATACA GTACGTCTGGATATCGCCAGTATTTTGGGACTTACGGCATACTTTGTGAACTACAAGTTTGAGAACATCTCATCATCCCC GTCAGCATTCTTTCTTGATGTGATCGCCGTCACTGCTCTGGTAATCTACGCAACACGTGTGGTTTTGGGTTACAAGCAGACATGGGACAGATATCAA TTGCTAGTAAACAAGACGCTTTATGAGAAAACATTAGCCAGTGGCTTTGGCTCTGTTCACTTCCTTTTGGATGCCTCGGAGCAGCAACAG TACAAGGAGTCAATATTGACATATGCAATTATCCTTCAAGCCGGAAAGAATCAGGTTCTACATAATGCCATGTCTTACCAAGGAGTTCAAGATAGATGCGAGAGATTCTTGTTTGACAATTTCAAAATAAAG GTTGAGATGCGAGTAGAAAAAGCTATAAGCACGTTGGTGAGACTTGGTCTAGTAACAGAGACATTAATCGATGGCAAGACCAATCTACAAGCTGTTCCTTGTCCTCAGGCTTATGTCTCTCTTAAAGAAATTTGGAACGGTCTTCTTGGTTGA
- the LOC106343052 gene encoding probable plastid-lipid-associated protein 10, chloroplastic, with amino-acid sequence MDRIASATFSCPAFSTPRVCRIKPFGLNINTDHRKRFSCRVNTTAAKVVDSELDLEYKKHDLLRAVQETQRGLTATSDQRSVIEEALVTVEGFKGGEAIDLVKLDGTWRLQYTSAPDVVVLFEAASRFPFFQVGQIFQKFECRDRSDGGIIRNVVQWSVPSLLEEQEGATLVVTAKFDKVSSRNIYLQFEEISVRKININEQVQALLAPAILPRSFLNLQILQFIRTFNAQIPVTATSPGRRSVGGLYYLSYLDNNMLLGRSVGGGGVFVFTKSQPLEL; translated from the exons ATGGACCGAATTGCGTCTGCGACGTTCTCTTGCCCAGCGTTTTCAACGCCTCGCGTTTGTAGGATCAAACCTTTTGGCCTAAACATCAATACCGATCATAGAAAGAGATTTTCTTGTCGAGTAAACACGACAGCAGCTAAG GTCGTGGACAGTGAACTTGACTTAGAATACAAGAAACATGATCTACTGAGAGCTGTCCAAGAAACTCAACGAGGACTCACTGCCACTTCTGATCAACGCTCTGTCATCGAGGAGGCTCTG GTGACTGTAGAAGGGTTTAAAGGTGGTGAAGCCATTGATTTGGTGAAGTTAGATGGAACATGGAGACTACAGTATACATCTGCACCTGATGTTGTTGTTCTGTTCGAAGCTGCCTCAAGATTCCCCTTCTTTCAG GTTGGTCAGATCTTCCAGAAGTTTGAGTGCAGAGATCGATCAGACGGTGGGATCATTCGGAATGTTGTTCAGTGGAGTGTTCCAAGCTTGTTAGAG GAGCAAGAAGGTGCAACACTTGTTGTTACTGCCAAGTTCGATAAGGTCTCTAGTCGAAACATCTATCTTCAGTTTGAAGAG ATAAGTGTTAGAAAGATTAATATCAATGAGCAAGTTCAAGCTCTTCTCGCACCTGCAATTCTCCCACGCTCGTTCTTAAACCTTCAG ATTTTGCAGTTTATACGTACTTTCAATGCTCAGATTCCAGTAACAGCAACCAGCCCAGGGAG GAGATCTGTGGGAGGATTGTATTACCTCTCTTATCTCGATAACAACATGCTCTTGGGTCGATCTGTTGGAGGTGGAGGAGTCTTTGTCTTTACAAAATCTCAACCCCTCGAGCTCTGA
- the LOC106336881 gene encoding transcription factor 25, whose product MSGRLLKKVLKEHEESKLQNHHDEEEEEDEDEEQLGGSRNRSSINPFDLLNDGDEDPESEKEAEIDDEEKKKDEEADTVQLPSKNKSKKKKNKKKPKESRSNVVVKSETTFDETLEALSLGTNSIQEEVQETKPSSSSSSRPVLEIDPKYLNLENELRRMYGSKVVRSLESSTQAGAGGGPSRQVRGGRRGGVHHITKTVLITPMENWARWDRSFSMEFLETKDGYNYFRYTHSSSYEQAQRAFQAAQNLHDLNGVASVLINNPYHIDSLITMADYFKFAGDHQMSADAIGKCLYGLERAWHPMFTPFNGTSRLKYSHDANKPFFTALFAHMRNMDRRGCHRSALEVCKLLLSLDTDNPVGALFCVDYFALRAEEYAWLEEFSEEYQSENSLWLFPNFSYSLAIARVYLEKTEEASLDSSKSSSLDLMMQALKLHPTVLKKLVDKVPLKDQAWGKMLKHYYFRSDQSKNPSLDHLINIYVERNYLIWRLPDVQKLLKSAAELVIKQLDEKESDAEDFLSVKEEAFPAKHNEYSHLSIHDFSDTVPTLPPDNLQNFVADPRMGGGGGGHHQQQQAPPVRDVANRNPLAVFLESMLPWVNLGEGDDDGDHQPDNNG is encoded by the exons ATGTCTGGGAGGTTGTTGAAGAAGGTTCTCAAGGAACACGAAGAATCGAAACTCCAGAATCATCACGATGAAGAAGAAGAAGAAGACGAAGATGAAGAGCAGCTCGGTGGCTCGAGAAACCGTTCTTCGATTAATCCTTTTGATCTCTTGAACGATGGCGATGAAGATCCTGAATCCGAAAAG GAGGCAGAGATAGATGACGAGGAGAAGAAGAAGGATGAAGAAGCTGACACCGTTCAGCTTCCTTCAAAGAACAAGTCGAAGAAAAAGAAGAACAAGAAGAAACCCAAAGAGAGTCGCTCCAACGTGGTGGTGAAGTCTGAAACCACTTTTGATGAAACCTTAGAAGCGCTCTCTCTCGGAACCAACTCTATCCAAGAAGAGGTTCAAGAAACAAAGCCTTCTTCTTCTTCTTCTTCAAGACCAGTGTTGGAGATAGACCCCAAGTACCTGAACCTCGAAAACGAGTTAAGGAGAATGTACGGCTCAAAGGTCGTTAGATCACTCGAGAGCAGCACCCAAGCCGGTGCTGGTGGCGGGCCCTCTAGGCAGGTACGTGGAGGAAGACGTGGAGGAGTCCATCACATCACAAAAACCGTTCTGATTACACCAATGGAGAATTGGGCTCGTTGGGATCGTTCTTTCTCCATGGAGTTTCTCGAGACCAAAGACGGTTACAACTACTTCAGATACACCCACTCATCCTCCTACGAGCAAGCTCAGAGAGCCTTCCAAGCCGCGCAGAACCTCCACGACCTGAACGGCGTAGCCAGCGTCCTCATCAACAACCCTTACCATATCGACTCGCTTATAACCATGGCAGACTACTTCAAGTTCGCCGGAGACCATCAGATGTCCGCAGATGCAATAGGAAAATGCTTGTACGGTCTGGAGCGCGCGTGGCATCCAATGTTCACTCCTTTCAACGGTACCTCCCGGTTGAAGTACTCTCACGACGCGAACAAGCCCTTCTTCACGGCCCTTTTCGCGCACATGAGGAACATGGACAGGCGCGGATGTCATAGATCAGCTTTAGAGGTTTGCAAGCTGCTGCTGTCCCTGGACACGGATAACCCCGTTGGCGCGTTGTTTTGTGTTGACTATTTCGCTCTGAGAGCTGAGGAGTACGCGTGGCTGGAGGAGTTCTCGGAGGAGTATCAATCCGAGAACTCCTTGTGGCTCTTCCCGAACTTCTCTTATTCCCTAGCTATAGCTAGAGTCTACCTCGAGAAGACTGAGGAGGCTTCTTTAGATAGTTCGAAGTCGAGCTCCTTAGATCTGATGATGCAAGCGTTGAAGCTTCACCCGACTGTGCTCAAGAAGCTTGTGGATAAGGTGCCTTTGAAGGATCAGGCGTGGGGGAAGATGCTCAAGCATTATTACTTCAGGTCTGATCAGTCGAAGAACCCGTCGCTGGATCATCTTATTAACATCTACGTGGAGAGGAACTACCTTATATGGAGGCTTCCTGATGTTCAGAAGCTGCTCAAGAGCGCTGCTGAGTTGGTTATTAAGCAGTTGGATGAGAAGGAGAGCGACGCAGAGGATTTCTTGAGTGTGAAGGAAGAAGCTTTCCCTGCTAAGCATAACGA GTACTCTCATTTATCAATACATGATTTCTCTGATACGGTGCCGACTCTTCCTCCAGACAACTTGCAGAACTTTGTGGCTGATCCTAGAATGGGAGGAGGCGGTGGTGGTCATCACCAGCAACAGCAAGCACCACCGGTACGTGATGTGGCGAATAGGAATCCGTTGGCTGTGTTTTTAGAGTCGATGCTTCCTTGGGTTAACCTTGGAGAGGGAGATGATGATGGTGATCACCAACCAGACAACAATGGCTAA
- the LOC106339509 gene encoding uncharacterized protein C594.04c: protein MNRNLRNAIIAFLAPLPSIVFYLSFLRSYSSTLDPELSYIHSWCSNHPLLLANLLFFFNVNFLFWVIGLLQSSHWMIDVYWTVIPVMLVHYFASHPLGEYNKWRSMVVVILTWVWSVRLTHNYFRRENWEWGAREDWRFNDLRKQYGKHWWWLSFFSVYVSQQIFLIGICLPLYIIHSVDAPLNIWDFVSSAICLTGIVMAYFADTQLHEFVTQNQKLKEQGKPKIPNLDTGLWYYSRHPNYLGEQLWWWGLVVFAWNLGQGWTLIGALVNTLCLVYVTILVERRMVKQEYRAEAYRAYQKTTSVWIPWFKSKVAAAAASKDKST from the exons ATGAATCGGAACTTAAGAAACGCCATCATCGCATTCCTTGCTCCACTCCCTTCCATCGTCTTCTACCTCTCCTTCCTCCGTAGCTACTCTTCAACCCTCGATCCCGAGCTCTCCTACATTCATTCATGGTGTTCGAATCACCCGCTTCTTCTCGCAAACCTCCTCTTCTTCTTCAACGTCAATTTCCTCTTCTGGGTCATCGGTTTACTCCAATCCAGCCACTGG ATGATCGATGTGTATTGGACTGTGATACCTGTAATGCTGGTTCACTACTTCGCGTCGCATCCGTTGGGAGAGTACAACAAGTGGAGATCCATGGTTGTCGTGATCCTGACATGGGTTTGGAGTGTTCGGTTGACTCATAACTACTTCCGGCGGGAAAATTGGGAGTGGGGCGCTAGAGAAGACTGGAGGTTCAACGACTTGCGGAAACAGTACGGGAAACACTGGTGGTGGCTCTCTTTCTTCTCCGTCTACGTTTCTCAGCAG ATCTTCCTTATTGGGATATGTCTACCTTTATACATCATCCACTCCGTTGATGCCCCTTTGAATATTTGGGACTTTGTTTCCTCGGCCATCTGTTTGACTGGCATTGTCATGGCCTACTTCGCCGACACGCAGCTCCACGAGTTTGTAACCCAAAACCAGAAGCTGAAGGAGCAGGGGAAGCCCAAAATCCCCAATCTCGACACGGGTTTGTGGTATTACTCGAGGCATCCTAATTACTTGGGTGAACAGTTGTGGTGGTGGGGACTGGTCGTGTTTGCTTGGAACCTTGGTCAAGGATGGACTTTGATAGGTGCGTTGGTCAATACTCTGTGTTTGGTCTATGTAACAATCCTTGTTGAGCGTCGGATGGTGAAACAAGAATACAGAGCTGAAGCTTATAGAGCGTATCAGAAGACAACTTCTGTGTGGATTCCATGGTTCAAGTCTAAGGTTGCTGCTGCTGCTGCCAGTAAAGATAAGAGCACTTGA
- the LOC106340732 gene encoding probable inactive purple acid phosphatase 14: MWKILALFYVSLICLGLSVSPVDAYGRRQLRFNSNGRFKILQVSDMHYGFGKETQCSNVTPEELPYCSDLNTTSFIQRTIASEKPDLIVFSGDNVNGMCESGDAAKTMNMAFAPAIEAKIPWVAILGNHDQESDMTRETMMKHIVKMPYTLSEVNPFGSGIFPIDGFGNYNLQIEGPFGSPLFFKSLLNVYMLDGGDYVKLDGFAFNYDWVKSSQVNWYEHASKWQEMEYKRWPFPQNSTAPGLVYVHIPVPEFKQFSEPRQMTGVRQEQTCSAPINSGLFTKLVERGEVKGVFSGHDHVNDFCATLNGVNLCYAGGSGYHGYGKTGWARRVRVVEAQLEKTKYGRWGAVDKITTWKRLDDKNHSLIDTQLLWSKNTTLDANYRFKCNKIKQH, from the exons ATGTGGAAAATACTAGCCTTATTCTATGTGTCTTTGATCTGCCTAGGTCTCTCGGTTTCACCGGTAGACGCCTACGGTAGAAGGCAACTTCGGTTTAATTCCAATGGCCGGTTTAAAATTCTGCAAGTGTCAGATATGCACTACGGTTTTGGCAAAGAGACGCAATGCTCAAACGTAACACCCGAAGAATTGCCTTACTGCTCTGATCTCAACACCACCTCCTTCATACAACGGACTATCGCTTCCGAGAAACCCGATCTCATCGTCTTCTCCG GAGACAACGTAAATGGAATGTGCGAGTCAGGTGACGCGGCAAAAACAATGAACATGGCATTTGCTCCGGCGATCGAAGCGAAGATCCCATGGGTGGCCATTCTTGGGAATCATGACCAAGAATCAGACATGACAAGAGAAACAATGATGAAGCACATCGTGAAAATGCCTTACACGTTGTCTGAAGTAAACCCTTTCGGTTCTGGTATATTCCCCATTGACGGTTTTGGGAACTACAATCTACAAATCGAGGGTCCTTTTGGGTCGCCTCTCTTCTTTAAATCCCTTCTCAATGTTTATATGCTTGATGGTGGAGATTACGTCAAACTCGATGGGTTTGCTTTTAATTATGATTGGGTTAAGTCCTCTCAAGTGAATTGGTATGAACACGCCTCTAAATGGCAAGAG ATGGAATACAAGAGGTGGCCTTTTCCACAAAATAGTACGGCACCGGGGTTGGTTTACGTCCACATTCCAGTACCCGAATTCAAACAATTCAGCGAACCGAGGCAGATGACTGGAGTGAGACAAGAGCAGACATGTTCTGCACCTATCAACTCTGGTTTATTCACCAAACTTGTCGAAAGAGGTGAGGTCAAAGGTGTTTTCAGCGGTCACGACCACGTTAACGACTTCTGTGCCACACTTAATGGAGTCAACCTTTGTTACGCTGGTGGTTCCGG GTATCATGGGTACGGAAAGACTGGATGGGCAAGGAGAGTCAGAGTAGTTGAAGCTCAGCTTGAGAAGACTAAGTATGGACGTTGGGGAGCCGTCGATAAAATTACAACGTGGAAACGACTCGATGATAAGAATCATTCTTTGATTGATACTCAACTTCTTTGGTCCAAGAACACAA CTCTTGACGCAAATTATAGGTTTAAATGCAATAAGATAAAACAGCACTGA